TACTGCGGCAGCAACGGCTCCAGCCTGGCCCACTGGGAGTCGGATAACATGAGTTTTGCCATCCCCAGCTTTTCACAGATCCGTCGTAAAGGTACAAGGGAAAAGTACTTACAATTTGTCAGCTTGTGAAACCGCTTCTAGGGGAATCCCCTAGTCCGTCTAGTGGGTTGTCCTCCAAAACGATCATGGGGTTCCCCCAATTGTGGCTTTTTCCCTTCACGCGTATTTTGCCCCCGACAAAGCAAATTTGACGAAGCGAGAAAGCAGAAGAATATGAACGACAACAAAGGTCTGATCGAGGCGTTGACGCATTCGAAGATTTATCAGGACTACGAGCGCGCTTTTAGCGAGGCGACCGGCCTGCCGGTGGCCTTGCGGCCCGTCGAATCCTGGCAACTGCCGCATCACGGAAAGCGGGGCGAGAATCCGTTTTGCGCATTGGTAGCGCAGAAAAGCCGCGCCTGTGCCGCCTGTCTTCAGGTGCAGCAAAAGCTTTCAGAGACGGCTACGCACGAAGCGCAGTCTGTCACCTGCCAGCTGGGCTTGTGCGACACCGCAGTGCCCGTCCGGATGGGCGACCGCCTGATCGGTTTTTTACAGACTGGTCAGGTGTTCGCGCGAAAGCCGACCGAGGCGCAGTTCAATCGCATGACCCGGCTCGTCGCCGAATGGGGTCTTGACGTGGACCAGTCCGCGCTGCGCGAAGCCTATTTCGGCAGCCGTGTGCTGCCGGCCCGACAACATGAGTCCGTGGTCAAGCTGTTGAGCATTTTCGCGCAACATCTCTCGATGGTGGGCAACCAGGTCGTCGTCCAACAGGAGAACGCCGAGCCGCCGGTGATTGCGCGCGCGAAGCAGTTTATCCACGAGCATCAGGCGGAAGAACTCTCCCTGGGCCAGGTGG
This genomic window from Candidatus Angelobacter sp. contains:
- a CDS encoding helix-turn-helix domain-containing protein: MNDNKGLIEALTHSKIYQDYERAFSEATGLPVALRPVESWQLPHHGKRGENPFCALVAQKSRACAACLQVQQKLSETATHEAQSVTCQLGLCDTAVPVRMGDRLIGFLQTGQVFARKPTEAQFNRMTRLVAEWGLDVDQSALREAYFGSRVLPARQHESVVKLLSIFAQHLSMVGNQVVVQQENAEPPVIARAKQFIHEHQAEELSLGQVARAVNTSTFYFCKIFKKMTGINFTDYLSRIRIEKAKNLLLNPNLRISEIAYEVGFQSLTHFNRVFKKIIGQSPTRYRGQLARA